One stretch of Chryseobacterium indologenes DNA includes these proteins:
- a CDS encoding PepSY-associated TM helix domain-containing protein — translation MKTLFKSLYRKRRKNESVMKYLMWIIHLWLGLLSSVIVFVVCLTGCLYAFKNQVIDFTNRDKVYISETSAQGKNPDLIQSELMKQNKELTSLLLPNDKNRSYLIGYRENQLDKSAYYNQYTGEILGQPEVGSGRFFEVILDIHRNLMMGNAGRQLLRAGVLMFCVLLVSGLILWLPKKLKFLKQGLTVMFTAKFQRVNYDLHNTLGFYTFLILFFIAVTGLYITYPWVKNGLIVSLGGSSIDNISKDKDSGDDAFGGLLEDMLQKQDEKKNLKNSQSASIDKILQLADQHLPYSAVTSIELPNKDNPRYVVIKTNTQNFLGMTLPDEVTFDKTGNFKTKELFSDKPLNKQFTELAKPLHTGEIMGLPSIILYFIVSLIGCSLPVTGFLIWWHRFRKMK, via the coding sequence ATGAAAACATTGTTTAAAAGCCTTTACAGGAAAAGACGGAAGAATGAATCAGTCATGAAATATCTGATGTGGATCATTCATCTTTGGCTGGGGCTTTTATCATCTGTTATTGTTTTTGTGGTTTGCCTTACCGGATGCCTCTATGCTTTTAAAAATCAAGTCATTGATTTTACAAACAGAGACAAAGTCTATATCAGTGAAACCTCCGCTCAGGGTAAAAATCCGGATCTGATTCAGTCAGAACTGATGAAGCAGAACAAAGAGCTTACATCATTATTGCTCCCAAATGATAAAAATCGCAGTTACCTCATTGGGTATCGTGAAAATCAATTGGACAAGAGTGCATATTATAATCAATATACCGGAGAGATTCTTGGCCAGCCTGAAGTAGGGTCCGGTCGTTTTTTTGAAGTTATTCTGGATATTCATAGAAACCTGATGATGGGAAATGCCGGCCGTCAGCTCTTGAGAGCTGGAGTGTTGATGTTTTGTGTATTATTGGTTTCAGGCTTGATCCTTTGGCTGCCTAAAAAGTTAAAGTTTCTGAAGCAGGGCTTAACCGTTATGTTCACAGCAAAATTCCAACGGGTGAATTACGATCTTCATAATACTCTTGGCTTTTATACCTTCCTGATATTATTCTTTATTGCTGTAACCGGGTTGTATATAACCTATCCTTGGGTGAAAAATGGTCTCATTGTGAGTTTAGGAGGTTCATCTATTGATAATATTTCAAAAGATAAAGACAGTGGAGATGATGCATTTGGAGGACTTCTTGAAGATATGCTTCAGAAACAGGATGAAAAGAAAAACCTTAAAAACTCCCAATCAGCTTCCATTGATAAAATTTTACAACTGGCAGATCAGCATCTTCCCTATTCTGCAGTGACCAGCATCGAACTCCCCAATAAGGATAATCCGAGATACGTTGTCATTAAAACCAATACCCAAAACTTTCTGGGAATGACACTTCCTGATGAAGTTACTTTTGATAAAACCGGAAACTTTAAAACTAAAGAACTATTCTCAGATAAACCATTGAACAAACAATTTACTGAATTAGCCAAACCATTGCACACTGGAGAAATTATGGGATTGCCCAGCATAATCCTTTATTTCATCGTTTCATTGATTGGCTGCTCACTGCCTGTTACAGGTTTTTTGATCTGGTGGCATAGATTTAGAAAAATGAAGTAG
- the fusA gene encoding elongation factor G — MGRDLKFTRNIGIAAHIDAGKTTTTERILFYTGVNHKIGEVHDGASTMDWMEQEAERGITITSAATTCSWNFPTDQGKPLADTKPYHFNIIDTPGHVDFTVEVNRSLRVLDGLVFLFSAVDGVEPQSETNWRLADNYKVARMGFVNKMDRQGADFLNVVNQVKEMLGSNAVPIVLPIGAEEDFKGVVDLIKNRAIIWDEAGQGATFEVVPIPEDMKDEVLEYREKLVEAVSEYDETLMEKFFEDPDSITEEEINAALRAATIDLSIIPMTCGSSFKNKGVQFMLDAVCKYLPSPLDKDDIKGTDPRTDAEITRKPSVDEPFSALAFKIATDPFVGRLAFFRAYSGRLDAGSYILNTRSGDKERISRIYQMHANKQNPVEYIEAGDIGAAVGFKSIKTGDTMCDEKNPIVLESMVFPDPVIGIAVEPKTKADQDKMGNALAKLAEEDPTFTVRTDEASGQTIISGMGELHLDIIVDRMKREFKVEVNQGQPQVEYKENLTRVANHREVYKKQSGGKGKFADIVFELGPADEGKVGLEFINEIKGGNVPREFVPAIEKGFKAAMKNGPLAGFEVEGIKVTLKDGSFHAVDSDALSFEMAAKLGFKEAGKAAKPVIMEPIMKLEVVTPEEYMGNIIGDLNKRRGTISGQEEKNGAVVIKGSVPLSEMFGYVTTLRTLSSGRATSSMELEKYQATPQNVAEEIIAKAKG; from the coding sequence ATGGGTAGAGATCTTAAATTTACAAGAAATATTGGTATTGCTGCTCACATTGACGCGGGTAAGACTACCACTACTGAAAGGATTTTATTCTATACAGGGGTAAACCACAAAATTGGAGAGGTTCACGATGGTGCTTCTACAATGGACTGGATGGAGCAGGAAGCAGAAAGAGGTATTACTATTACTTCTGCTGCAACTACTTGTTCTTGGAACTTTCCTACAGATCAAGGAAAACCTCTTGCAGATACTAAACCTTACCACTTCAATATCATTGATACACCGGGACACGTTGACTTCACTGTAGAAGTAAACAGATCTTTGAGAGTATTAGATGGATTAGTATTTTTATTCTCAGCAGTAGATGGAGTAGAGCCTCAGTCTGAAACAAACTGGAGACTTGCTGACAACTACAAAGTTGCTAGAATGGGATTCGTAAACAAAATGGACAGACAAGGTGCTGACTTCCTTAACGTGGTAAACCAGGTTAAAGAAATGTTAGGATCTAACGCAGTTCCAATCGTTTTACCAATCGGTGCTGAAGAAGACTTTAAAGGAGTTGTAGACTTAATTAAAAACAGAGCGATCATCTGGGATGAAGCTGGACAAGGTGCTACTTTCGAGGTAGTTCCAATTCCTGAAGACATGAAAGATGAAGTTCTTGAGTACAGAGAGAAATTAGTAGAAGCTGTTTCTGAATATGACGAAACTTTGATGGAGAAATTCTTCGAAGATCCGGATTCAATTACAGAAGAAGAAATCAATGCTGCATTGAGAGCTGCTACTATCGATTTATCTATTATCCCAATGACTTGTGGTTCTTCATTCAAGAATAAAGGAGTACAGTTTATGTTGGATGCAGTATGTAAATACTTGCCTTCTCCATTGGATAAAGATGATATCAAAGGTACTGACCCAAGAACTGACGCTGAAATTACAAGAAAGCCGTCTGTAGACGAGCCTTTCTCTGCATTAGCATTTAAGATTGCTACTGACCCGTTCGTGGGAAGATTAGCATTCTTCAGAGCTTATTCAGGAAGACTAGATGCAGGTTCTTATATCTTGAACACTCGTTCAGGAGATAAAGAAAGAATCTCTAGAATCTATCAGATGCACGCTAACAAGCAAAACCCAGTAGAATATATTGAAGCTGGTGATATTGGGGCTGCGGTAGGATTCAAGTCTATCAAAACTGGTGATACAATGTGTGACGAGAAAAACCCAATCGTTCTTGAATCGATGGTTTTCCCTGATCCGGTAATTGGTATCGCTGTTGAGCCTAAAACTAAAGCTGACCAAGATAAAATGGGTAACGCTCTAGCTAAATTGGCTGAAGAAGATCCAACGTTTACTGTTAGAACTGACGAGGCTTCTGGACAAACGATCATCTCTGGTATGGGTGAGCTTCACTTAGATATCATTGTAGACCGTATGAAGAGAGAGTTCAAAGTTGAAGTAAACCAAGGACAACCTCAGGTAGAGTACAAAGAAAACTTAACAAGAGTTGCCAACCACAGAGAGGTTTACAAAAAACAATCTGGTGGTAAAGGTAAATTTGCTGACATTGTATTTGAACTAGGACCTGCAGACGAAGGTAAAGTTGGTTTAGAATTCATCAACGAGATCAAAGGTGGTAACGTTCCTAGAGAATTCGTTCCTGCAATTGAAAAAGGATTTAAAGCTGCAATGAAGAACGGTCCATTGGCTGGTTTCGAAGTTGAAGGTATTAAAGTTACTCTTAAAGATGGATCTTTCCACGCGGTGGATTCTGACGCTCTTTCTTTCGAAATGGCTGCTAAGCTAGGATTTAAAGAAGCTGGTAAAGCTGCTAAACCGGTAATTATGGAGCCTATTATGAAACTGGAAGTTGTAACTCCGGAAGAATACATGGGTAACATCATTGGTGACCTTAACAAGAGAAGAGGTACAATCAGTGGTCAGGAAGAAAAGAACGGTGCTGTTGTAATCAAAGGTTCAGTTCCACTTTCTGAAATGTTTGGATACGTAACTACTCTAAGAACACTTTCATCAGGAAGAGCTACTTCTTCTATGGAATTAGAGAAGTACCAAGCTACTCCACAAAACGTTGCTGAAGAAATCATAGCTAAAGCAAAAGGTTAA
- the rpsJ gene encoding 30S ribosomal protein S10: protein MSQRIRIKLKSYDYNLVDKSAEKIVKTVKATGAVVNGPIPLPTNKRIFTVLRSPHVNKKAREQFQLSAHKRLMDIYSSSSKTVDALMKLELPSGVDVEIKV, encoded by the coding sequence ATGTCACAAAGAATCAGAATAAAACTAAAATCTTACGATTACAACTTGGTAGACAAGTCTGCTGAGAAAATCGTAAAAACGGTAAAGGCTACTGGTGCTGTTGTAAACGGTCCAATTCCATTGCCAACGAACAAGAGAATCTTCACAGTGTTGAGATCTCCGCACGTAAACAAAAAAGCAAGAGAGCAGTTCCAATTATCAGCTCACAAGAGACTAATGGATATCTACTCTTCTTCTTCTAAAACTGTTGATGCTCTAATGAAATTAGAACTTCCTTCAGGTGTAGACGTTGAAATTAAAGTGTGA
- a CDS encoding TonB-dependent receptor domain-containing protein, whose product MLRTVSFSLLVLGSALVSGQKTKDTLKSNHINEVVITGSGYAQKIKDTPATISVISQADLKKRAYRDITDALQDVPGVFVTGGGSTSDFSIRGAESGQTLVLIDGKRINTRETRPNSDGPGIEQGWMPPLETIERIEVVKGPMSSLYGSDAMGGVINIITKKLSNGWRGSVGTSLIQQVHKESGNTYQIDGYAAGSLVKNLLQMKVTGSYSDRNEDKFVGGFTERVIKAFGTEFSLTPNTKNTFKLSYDYNRQERNQNPGYSLGPKAKSSRNNYERNVLALSHKGDYSNFHTNSYIQYDNTNNPNRDMRYETFSAYSLNNFNIKDHVISFGAEYRYERLNDLGNKMKSENGEVVTKLTRWNWSAFAEGNWKLVDKLHLVTGARLDNDENYGSNFTPRGYLVWSATNNFTFKGGASWGYKAPGLRAVNPGWGQVTGGGTQDGVIIGNKDLQPEKSFNQELTVMFEDNKKVINLSVTGFNTDFKNKLVEVRKCNNTEECKQFEALYNHIYDFISTRENLGKANSMGLEANLGVNVTKDIVLKANYTYTDTKIKSDEIPALYNKPYARIPKHMANVNLSWKANDSFEFWSRGNYRSESQPGVSRGRAQEYPIPSYFLLDLGTVYRLNKHVRFTLGVYNLLDKDIRNDTTDPANNFGFRIDGIRYQFGANYFF is encoded by the coding sequence ATGTTAAGAACAGTATCTTTTTCCTTACTTGTTTTAGGATCAGCTTTAGTAAGCGGTCAGAAAACTAAGGACACGTTAAAAAGTAACCATATTAATGAAGTAGTCATAACGGGTTCCGGGTATGCTCAGAAGATCAAGGACACTCCGGCAACTATTTCAGTAATTTCCCAGGCAGACCTTAAAAAAAGAGCTTATAGAGATATTACAGATGCTTTACAGGACGTTCCAGGTGTTTTCGTAACAGGAGGAGGAAGTACAAGTGATTTCTCAATAAGAGGTGCCGAATCTGGCCAGACATTAGTATTAATTGATGGTAAAAGAATTAATACAAGAGAGACAAGACCCAATTCTGACGGTCCTGGTATCGAACAGGGATGGATGCCACCTTTGGAAACTATTGAAAGAATTGAAGTTGTAAAAGGACCCATGTCTTCACTATATGGTTCCGATGCAATGGGTGGTGTAATCAATATCATCACTAAAAAGCTGAGTAATGGCTGGAGAGGATCTGTGGGAACCAGCTTAATACAGCAAGTCCATAAAGAGTCTGGAAATACCTACCAGATTGATGGATATGCTGCCGGTTCTTTAGTGAAAAACCTTCTTCAGATGAAGGTGACAGGAAGCTATTCTGACAGAAATGAAGATAAGTTCGTTGGTGGCTTTACAGAAAGAGTGATCAAAGCTTTTGGTACAGAGTTCAGCCTTACTCCCAATACTAAAAATACCTTTAAATTAAGCTACGACTATAACCGCCAGGAGAGAAACCAGAATCCAGGGTATTCATTAGGACCTAAAGCAAAAAGTTCACGGAATAACTACGAGAGAAATGTATTGGCATTAAGCCATAAAGGAGATTATTCGAACTTCCATACCAACTCATATATCCAGTATGATAATACGAACAATCCCAACAGGGATATGAGGTATGAAACATTCTCAGCGTACAGTCTTAATAATTTCAATATTAAAGATCATGTCATCAGCTTTGGAGCAGAGTACAGATATGAAAGACTGAATGATTTAGGAAATAAAATGAAGTCTGAAAATGGGGAAGTGGTAACCAAACTAACACGTTGGAACTGGTCTGCTTTTGCAGAAGGAAACTGGAAGTTAGTTGACAAACTACACCTGGTTACAGGAGCACGTTTAGATAATGATGAGAACTATGGCTCTAACTTTACTCCAAGAGGTTATCTGGTATGGAGTGCTACGAACAACTTTACATTTAAAGGAGGCGCTTCATGGGGATATAAAGCTCCAGGTTTAAGAGCTGTAAACCCAGGATGGGGACAGGTAACAGGAGGTGGAACTCAGGATGGCGTAATCATCGGAAACAAAGACCTTCAACCTGAGAAAAGCTTTAATCAGGAACTGACCGTAATGTTTGAAGACAATAAAAAAGTGATTAACCTGAGCGTAACTGGATTTAATACAGACTTTAAAAATAAACTGGTTGAAGTTAGAAAATGTAACAACACTGAGGAATGTAAACAGTTTGAAGCCCTATACAATCATATCTATGACTTTATTTCAACCAGAGAAAACCTAGGTAAAGCGAATAGTATGGGACTTGAAGCTAATCTTGGGGTGAATGTAACAAAGGATATCGTATTAAAAGCAAACTATACCTATACCGATACGAAAATTAAATCTGATGAAATTCCTGCATTATACAATAAACCGTATGCAAGAATCCCTAAACACATGGCCAATGTAAACCTTTCATGGAAAGCGAATGACAGCTTTGAATTCTGGTCAAGAGGAAACTACAGAAGCGAAAGCCAGCCGGGAGTAAGCAGAGGTAGAGCACAGGAATATCCAATTCCCTCTTATTTCTTATTAGATTTAGGAACTGTGTACAGATTAAACAAACACGTTCGTTTCACATTGGGAGTATATAACCTGTTGGATAAAGATATTCGTAATGATACTACTGATCCTGCCAATAATTTTGGTTTTAGAATCGATGGAATCAGGTATCAGTTTGGAGCTAATTATTTCTTCTAA
- a CDS encoding leucine-rich repeat domain-containing protein — translation MSRKIERIAESFGINKSSFDYETNSSGDVVSIELYEPEDDELTDRDRENHLRFVTTLSKLERLEISFYDYELNDLSFLLNLKDLKELSLDCNSQFSSLDGFLHLTELEAFYIQGSKIESIDGIQTFRKLEYLNIGYSKIKNISNLEKLSGTLKGLYLNNNQIDNISCVTSLYQLEYFHASSNQITKIPDLTDLKKLKEITINNNKIQLFDGLSHLKNLKKLEASHNQVENLDQLGNLSGIEELYLGNNLISDISCLTRLTNLLNLDISNNKIESLSPLNNLKKLSFLSCNNNLIQDLDDVKLSSQVKFLYLNNCGIKNLVFLNNQTHLSTLYLNDNHISEFCSFKNTKELRHLSLENNDIEEPFSIEFFPHIHLVDLSGNQFGNKKFIKGAATSTVGTIKELSEMYRKLTFGALKSPLHEKESDFVFRKMGNDHHPVVSVIRIVLLVILMILFLIMVQLLFNQF, via the coding sequence ATGAGCAGAAAAATAGAAAGAATAGCAGAATCATTTGGGATTAATAAAAGCAGTTTCGACTATGAGACTAATAGCAGCGGGGATGTTGTTTCCATAGAATTATATGAACCTGAAGATGATGAACTCACTGATAGAGACCGGGAAAATCATTTGCGGTTTGTCACAACGTTAAGTAAGCTTGAGAGACTGGAAATTTCCTTTTATGATTATGAACTTAATGATCTCAGCTTTCTTTTAAATTTAAAAGATCTGAAAGAACTGTCATTGGATTGTAATTCGCAATTTTCAAGTCTTGACGGGTTCCTTCACCTAACAGAGCTTGAAGCATTTTACATTCAGGGATCAAAAATTGAATCTATTGATGGAATACAGACATTCCGAAAGCTTGAGTATTTGAATATTGGATATAGTAAGATTAAGAATATAAGTAATCTTGAAAAGCTTTCAGGGACTTTAAAAGGGCTTTATTTAAACAACAACCAGATTGATAACATATCATGTGTTACTTCTTTGTATCAACTTGAATATTTTCATGCCTCCAGCAATCAGATTACAAAAATTCCGGATTTAACAGACCTTAAAAAACTCAAAGAAATAACAATTAACAATAATAAGATTCAATTGTTTGATGGATTAAGCCACCTGAAAAACTTAAAAAAACTTGAAGCAAGTCATAATCAAGTAGAGAATCTTGATCAGCTTGGTAATCTTAGTGGAATAGAAGAACTTTATTTAGGTAATAATCTGATCTCAGACATTTCGTGTTTAACCAGACTTACAAACCTTCTCAATCTTGATATTTCAAATAATAAAATTGAGTCATTATCTCCTTTAAACAATCTTAAAAAGTTATCCTTTTTAAGTTGTAATAATAATTTGATTCAAGATTTAGACGATGTTAAATTGAGTTCTCAGGTGAAGTTTTTATACCTGAATAATTGTGGAATAAAAAATCTGGTTTTTTTAAATAATCAGACTCATCTAAGTACTTTGTATTTGAATGATAATCACATCTCAGAATTCTGTTCATTTAAAAATACTAAGGAATTAAGGCACCTGTCTTTAGAGAATAATGATATTGAAGAACCGTTTTCTATTGAATTTTTTCCTCATATTCATTTGGTAGATCTTTCTGGAAACCAATTTGGAAATAAAAAGTTTATTAAAGGTGCCGCAACCAGTACTGTAGGTACCATTAAAGAACTTTCCGAAATGTATAGAAAACTTACTTTTGGAGCACTGAAATCCCCGCTTCATGAAAAAGAATCAGACTTTGTATTTCGGAAAATGGGCAATGATCATCATCCTGTAGTATCAGTTATTAGAATAGTACTTCTTGTAATTCTCATGATCCTTTTTCTGATCATGGTACAGTTACTATTTAATCAATTTTAA